A genomic segment from Hylaeus volcanicus isolate JK05 unplaced genomic scaffold, UHH_iyHylVolc1.0_haploid 13172, whole genome shotgun sequence encodes:
- the LOC128882099 gene encoding uncharacterized protein LOC128882099 — translation MKFAMSVLAVLALAGSLNARAVHVTVPSTGSGALAKELQDFMDLIPIDRIMVILRAYAAQDKEFQTMMKLVDSKETVLYVKEMQAHPAAKKLLNYMQNAGFDVYLVLKKLNAALGIKRIAPFASHKITGGLDGLMIDLADELPLKQLSDLRKSKMVNSPVFAAFVKEITSPTYHELYNLAHTSKHVVNIAQQAKQAGIHSIPIEQYYMRFIVARQLLKLHP, via the coding sequence ATGAAGTTCGCTATGTCAGTACTGGCTGTTCTGGCCCTGGCCGGCTCCCTGAACGCCCGCGCTGTGCACGTCACAGTTCCAAGCACAGGCTCAGGTGCACTCGCCAAGGAATTGCAGGACTTCATGGACCTAATACCAATAGATCGCATAATGGTGATTCTCAGAGCCTACGCAGCCCAAGACAAGGAATTCCAAACCATGATGAAGCTTGTTGACTCCAAGGAAACTGTATTGTACGTTAAAGAGATGCAAGCCCACCCTGCGGCAAAGAAACTGCTGAACTACATGCAGAATGCTGGTTTCGACGTCTATTTAGTACTAAAAAAACTGAACGCGGCACTTGGAATTAAACGTATCGCTCCTTTTGCTTCCCACAAGATCACAGGTGGACTTGATGGTTTAATGATAGACCTCGCGGATGAATTACCACTTAAGCAGTTGAGTGATTTGAGGAAAAGCAAAATGGTGAATTCCCCAGTATTTGCCGctttcgttaaggaaataaCGTCTCCTACATACCACGAGTTGTATAACCTCGCTCACACAAGCAAACACGTGGTAAACATCGCGCAACAGGCCAAACAGGCTGGTATCCATAGTATTCCAATAGAACAGTACTACATGCGCTTTATTGTCGCCAGACAACTTCTGAAACTACACCCGTAA